From Thiohalomonas denitrificans, a single genomic window includes:
- a CDS encoding Fic family protein → MERSGTYRQTLSGYKAFFPADLPPEPPVSLDGDLVLLLSEADRALGAINTIASVLPSTDLFVAMFIQKEALLSSQIEGTQSSLTDVLGADEEHIPTADVGEVVNYVKAMRYGLRRLLDDDFPMSLRLLREIHGVLMQQVRGGKPALTPGEFRTGQNWIGGANLKTARFIPPPPEAMQSALDHLEKYLYVSDDLPVLVQCALIHYQFETIHPFNDGNGRLGRLLITFFLVWRGVIEEPMLYLSAYLKTYQQEYYDRLMQVRNSGNFEAWIRFFLEGVVSVSDQVVSTTKRLQQQERNDTDRLIDINAGPDAVRLLRHLMQQPVVMVKDVQQALGITYGKANALISTFERCGILHQISQGRRNRKFSYKQYIDILAEGTEMTPGDETPQASTK, encoded by the coding sequence ATGGAACGTAGCGGAACCTACCGCCAAACCCTTTCTGGATATAAGGCCTTTTTCCCGGCCGACTTGCCGCCGGAGCCCCCGGTCAGCCTGGATGGCGACCTGGTGCTGCTGCTATCAGAGGCCGACCGGGCGCTGGGCGCCATCAATACCATCGCCAGCGTCCTCCCGAGCACGGACCTGTTCGTCGCCATGTTCATTCAGAAGGAGGCCTTGCTCTCCTCTCAGATCGAGGGGACCCAGTCTTCACTGACCGACGTTCTCGGGGCGGATGAGGAGCACATCCCCACTGCCGACGTCGGCGAAGTGGTCAACTACGTCAAGGCCATGCGCTACGGGCTGCGCCGCCTTCTCGATGACGACTTCCCGATGTCGCTCCGGCTCCTGCGTGAGATCCATGGCGTGCTGATGCAACAGGTGCGCGGCGGAAAGCCCGCGCTCACTCCCGGCGAGTTTCGCACCGGCCAGAACTGGATCGGCGGGGCCAACCTGAAAACAGCACGTTTCATCCCTCCGCCACCGGAGGCGATGCAATCCGCTTTGGATCACCTGGAGAAGTACCTCTACGTCAGCGACGATCTCCCGGTACTGGTTCAGTGCGCCCTGATTCACTATCAGTTCGAGACCATCCATCCCTTCAACGACGGCAATGGCCGACTTGGGCGCTTACTGATTACCTTCTTTCTGGTTTGGCGCGGTGTCATCGAAGAGCCGATGCTCTATCTAAGTGCCTACCTTAAGACCTACCAGCAGGAGTATTACGACCGCCTGATGCAGGTTCGCAACAGCGGCAACTTCGAGGCCTGGATCCGCTTCTTCCTCGAAGGAGTGGTGAGTGTCTCCGATCAGGTCGTTAGCACGACCAAGCGGCTACAGCAGCAGGAGCGCAACGATACCGATCGTCTTATTGACATCAATGCCGGCCCCGATGCCGTTCGCCTGCTGCGTCACCTGATGCAGCAGCCGGTAGTAATGGTGAAGGACGTGCAGCAGGCGCTGGGAATTACCTACGGAAAGGCGAATGCCCTTATCTCCACCTTTGAGCGCTGCGGTATTCTTCACCAAATCAGCCAAGGCCGGCGCAACCGAAAATTCTCCTACAAGCAATATATCGACATCCTCGCGGAAGGCACCGAAATGACCCCCGGTGACGAGACTCCCCAAGCGAGCACGAAATGA
- a CDS encoding Fic family protein yields MISQDLAVPDEQRSAESLLRHAPVLADSLNHRQTALLSHALRHPGHGYTVASHKRSHQVTTQTARTDLLKLAESGLLEQRKRGRAFVFHAPADLGDRIKATSRS; encoded by the coding sequence ATGATTTCCCAAGATTTAGCAGTTCCCGACGAACAACGCAGCGCCGAAAGCCTCCTGCGCCACGCCCCGGTCCTGGCCGACAGCCTCAACCACCGTCAAACCGCCCTGCTTAGTCACGCCCTACGCCACCCCGGCCATGGCTACACCGTGGCGAGCCATAAACGCTCCCACCAGGTCACCACCCAGACCGCCCGCACCGACTTGCTCAAGCTTGCCGAATCGGGACTCCTGGAGCAGAGAAAGCGGGGCCGCGCCTTCGTCTTCCATGCCCCCGCTGATTTGGGCGACCGAATCAAAGCGACCAGTCGGAGTTGA
- a CDS encoding rhodanese-like domain-containing protein, whose product MAQPVLRHLTPRESFELLQKNPRAVLIDVRSNMEFLFVGHPRGAVHIPWIDEPDWDVNPKFVRQIRELMLGGVICDDEVGGCAPIVLICRSGKRSVEAGKALIDAGFQDVYNVLDGFEGDLDDNHHRGTLAGWRYDGLPWEQC is encoded by the coding sequence ATGGCCCAACCGGTACTCAGACACCTCACTCCTCGCGAAAGCTTTGAACTCCTGCAAAAGAATCCGCGCGCGGTTCTGATTGACGTCCGTTCCAATATGGAATTTCTTTTCGTCGGCCATCCCCGGGGTGCGGTGCACATCCCCTGGATCGATGAGCCGGACTGGGACGTCAATCCGAAGTTTGTCCGCCAGATCCGCGAACTGATGCTGGGTGGTGTGATCTGCGACGACGAGGTCGGCGGCTGTGCCCCGATTGTATTGATCTGCCGCAGCGGCAAGCGTTCGGTCGAGGCCGGCAAGGCCCTGATCGACGCTGGGTTCCAGGATGTCTACAACGTCCTTGACGGGTTCGAGGGCGATCTCGACGACAACCATCACCGCGGCACGCTCGCCGGCTGGCGCTACGATGGACTGCCGTGGGAGCAGTGCTAA
- the metH gene encoding methionine synthase, with protein MSKYTTERARLLEQLLAERILILDGATGTMIQRHKLDEAGFRGERFADWPSDVRGNSDLLVLSRPDIVYEIHDAYLEAGADIIETNTFGATRVAQADYGMEELVYEMNLEGARLAREKADEWTAKTPDDVQGRTSAAGGRMPGAAKPRFVTGVLGPTNRTASISPDVNDPGKRNIDFDTLVEAYKEAIRGLVDGGSDLFLIETIFDTLNAKAAVFALETYFEETGTRLPVMISGTITDASGRTLSGQTAEAFYNSLRHARPISFGLNCALGPAELRQHIDELSGLAECGVSAHPNAGLPNAFGGYDLGPNEMAGHIREWAEAGFLNIVGGCCGTGPDHIQAIAEAVSECSPRKLPERPVECRLAGLEPLNVGPESLFVNVGERANVTGSAKFKRLILEEKFDEALDVCREQVENGAQMIDVNMDEAMLDGVAAMRTFLNLVASEPDISKVPVMIDSSKWAIIETGLKCIQGKGVVNSISMKEGEEAFIRHARLLRKYGAAAVVMAFDEKGQADSYERKTEICRQSYDVLVNKVGFPAEDIIFDPNIFAVATGIEEHNNYAVDFIEATRWIKQNLPHALISGGLSNVSFSFRGNNPVREAIHAVFLYHAIHAGMDMGIVNAAQLAVYDELPEELRERVEDVILNRREDATDRLLEIAPKYAGTGEVAKKEDEAWRSWPVEKRLEHALIKGIDAFVVEDTEAARQNAKAPIDVIEGPLMDGMNTVGDLFGDGKMFLPQVVKSARVMKKAVAHLIPYIEAAKSEGARPNGKILMATVKGDVHDIGKNIVGVVLQCNNFQVIDLGVMVPAQKILDAAREHDVDIIGLSGLITPSLEEMAHLASEMQRQGFTLPLLIGGATTSKAHTAVKIDPNYDHPVVWVKDASRAVGVAQNLISESEGTKDNYVAAINAEHEAVRERHNKKRSETKLTPLAQARENRLKIDWEDYEPPRPKVLDALTDAGRRGAPAAIGLNEAETGPVTIEPKGAGVLVQFADIPLQTLVPYIDWTFFFHAWELKGVFPRILEDKEKGEEAKKLYTDARGMLEQLIAEKWLHAAAQVGIYPANSVDHDDVELYQDEERTEVLTTFHFLRQQSEKRPGQPNKSMADFVAPKESGKKDYLGGFACTTGLGIDEKVAEFEAAHDDYNAIMLKALADRLAEACAEWLHQQVRKTIWGYAEDENLDNESLIKEQYQGIRPALGYPACPDHTEKDTLWSLLQPDQAIGLTLTESKAMVPTAAVSGLYFSAPDSSYFAVGKLDREQVAQYAERKRLSLAEAERWLAPNLGYEA; from the coding sequence ATGTCCAAATACACCACCGAACGCGCCCGTCTTCTCGAACAACTCCTGGCCGAACGCATCCTTATTCTGGATGGCGCCACCGGCACCATGATCCAGCGCCACAAGCTGGACGAGGCGGGCTTCCGCGGTGAACGCTTTGCGGACTGGCCCAGCGACGTACGCGGCAACTCTGACCTGCTGGTGCTCTCCCGGCCCGATATCGTTTACGAAATCCACGACGCCTACCTGGAGGCCGGGGCCGACATCATCGAGACCAACACCTTCGGCGCCACCCGCGTCGCCCAGGCCGACTATGGCATGGAGGAACTGGTCTATGAAATGAACCTCGAGGGGGCGCGCCTCGCCCGCGAGAAGGCGGACGAGTGGACGGCAAAAACACCGGACGACGTACAGGGACGTACTAGTGCCGCGGGAGGCAGGATGCCGGGAGCGGCCAAACCCCGTTTCGTCACCGGCGTACTCGGCCCGACCAACCGCACCGCCTCCATCTCCCCGGACGTCAACGACCCGGGCAAGCGCAACATCGATTTTGACACCCTGGTGGAGGCCTATAAAGAGGCCATCCGTGGCCTGGTCGACGGCGGCTCCGACCTATTCCTGATCGAGACCATCTTCGACACCCTAAACGCCAAGGCTGCGGTGTTCGCCCTGGAAACCTATTTCGAGGAGACCGGCACCCGCCTGCCGGTGATGATCTCCGGCACCATCACCGACGCCTCCGGCCGCACTCTTTCGGGCCAGACCGCCGAGGCCTTCTATAACTCCCTGCGCCACGCCCGGCCCATCAGCTTCGGCCTCAATTGTGCCCTGGGCCCGGCGGAATTGCGCCAGCATATCGACGAGCTCTCGGGCCTGGCCGAATGCGGCGTCTCCGCCCACCCCAACGCCGGTCTGCCCAACGCCTTCGGCGGCTATGACCTGGGGCCGAACGAGATGGCAGGCCACATTCGCGAGTGGGCCGAGGCGGGCTTCCTCAATATCGTCGGCGGCTGCTGCGGCACCGGGCCGGACCACATCCAGGCCATCGCCGAGGCGGTCAGTGAGTGTTCGCCACGCAAACTCCCCGAGCGCCCGGTGGAGTGCCGCCTCGCCGGCTTGGAGCCGCTCAATGTGGGCCCGGAGTCGCTGTTCGTGAATGTCGGCGAGCGTGCCAACGTTACCGGTTCGGCCAAGTTCAAACGGCTCATTCTGGAGGAGAAGTTCGACGAGGCCCTGGACGTCTGCCGTGAACAGGTGGAGAACGGCGCCCAGATGATCGACGTCAACATGGACGAGGCGATGCTCGATGGTGTCGCTGCCATGCGCACCTTCCTCAACCTGGTCGCCTCCGAGCCCGACATCTCCAAGGTGCCGGTGATGATCGACTCCTCCAAGTGGGCGATCATCGAAACCGGCCTGAAATGCATCCAGGGGAAGGGCGTGGTCAACTCCATCTCCATGAAGGAGGGCGAGGAGGCCTTCATTCGCCACGCCCGCCTGCTGCGCAAATATGGCGCCGCCGCGGTGGTCATGGCCTTCGACGAAAAGGGCCAGGCCGACAGCTACGAGCGCAAGACCGAGATCTGCAGGCAATCCTACGATGTGCTGGTGAACAAGGTCGGCTTCCCGGCCGAGGACATCATCTTCGACCCTAACATCTTCGCCGTTGCCACCGGCATCGAGGAGCACAACAACTACGCCGTCGACTTCATCGAGGCGACCCGCTGGATCAAGCAGAACCTGCCCCACGCCCTGATCTCCGGCGGGCTCTCCAATGTCTCCTTCTCCTTCCGCGGCAACAACCCCGTGCGCGAGGCGATCCACGCCGTATTCCTCTACCACGCCATCCACGCCGGCATGGACATGGGCATCGTCAACGCCGCCCAGCTTGCCGTCTACGATGAACTCCCCGAGGAGTTGCGTGAGCGGGTGGAGGACGTCATCCTCAACCGCCGCGAGGATGCCACTGACCGCCTGCTGGAGATCGCACCGAAATACGCCGGCACCGGCGAAGTCGCCAAGAAAGAAGACGAGGCCTGGCGCTCCTGGCCGGTGGAAAAACGCCTCGAACACGCCCTCATCAAGGGCATCGACGCCTTCGTGGTCGAAGACACCGAAGCGGCCCGCCAGAACGCCAAGGCCCCCATCGATGTCATCGAGGGCCCGCTGATGGACGGAATGAACACTGTCGGCGACCTGTTCGGCGACGGCAAGATGTTTCTGCCCCAGGTGGTCAAATCCGCCCGTGTGATGAAAAAGGCGGTGGCCCATCTCATCCCCTACATCGAGGCGGCCAAGAGCGAGGGTGCACGCCCCAACGGCAAGATCCTCATGGCCACCGTGAAGGGTGACGTCCACGACATCGGCAAGAACATCGTCGGCGTCGTGCTGCAGTGCAATAATTTCCAGGTAATCGACCTTGGCGTTATGGTCCCCGCCCAGAAGATCCTCGATGCCGCCAGAGAGCACGACGTCGATATCATCGGACTATCCGGCCTCATCACTCCCTCGCTCGAAGAAATGGCACACCTCGCCTCCGAGATGCAGCGCCAGGGCTTCACTCTCCCGCTACTCATCGGCGGCGCCACCACCAGCAAGGCGCACACTGCCGTCAAGATCGATCCCAACTACGACCATCCCGTGGTCTGGGTCAAAGACGCCAGCCGTGCCGTCGGCGTCGCTCAAAACCTCATCTCGGAAAGTGAAGGCACCAAAGACAACTATGTCGCCGCGATCAACGCCGAACACGAAGCCGTGCGCGAACGCCACAACAAAAAGCGCAGCGAGACCAAGCTCACCCCGCTCGCCCAGGCCCGCGAAAATCGCCTGAAGATCGATTGGGAGGATTACGAGCCCCCAAGGCCCAAAGTCCTCGACGCCCTAACCGATGCCGGTAGGAGGGGCGCCCCTGCCGCGATTGGCCTAAACGAAGCCGAAACCGGCCCCGTCACCATCGAACCCAAAGGCGCCGGCGTCCTCGTCCAATTCGCCGACATCCCCCTGCAGACCTTGGTCCCTTATATCGACTGGACCTTCTTCTTTCACGCCTGGGAACTCAAAGGCGTCTTCCCACGCATCCTGGAGGACAAGGAAAAGGGCGAAGAGGCCAAAAAGCTTTACACCGACGCCCGCGGGATGCTCGAGCAGCTTATCGCCGAGAAGTGGCTCCACGCCGCTGCGCAGGTCGGCATCTATCCCGCCAACAGCGTCGACCACGATGACGTCGAGCTCTACCAGGACGAGGAGCGTACGGAAGTGCTCACCACCTTTCACTTCCTGCGCCAGCAGAGCGAAAAGCGTCCCGGCCAGCCCAACAAGTCCATGGCCGACTTCGTCGCACCCAAAGAGAGCGGCAAGAAGGACTACCTTGGCGGCTTTGCCTGCACCACCGGCCTCGGCATCGACGAAAAGGTCGCCGAATTCGAGGCGGCCCACGACGATTACAACGCGATTATGCTCAAGGCCCTTGCCGATCGCCTCGCCGAAGCCTGCGCCGAATGGCTGCACCAGCAAGTGCGTAAAACCATCTGGGGCTATGCCGAAGACGAAAACCTCGACAACGAGAGTCTCATCAAAGAGCAGTACCAGGGCATCCGCCCCGCCCTCGGTTACCCGGCCTGCCCGGACCACACCGAAAAGGACACCCTCTGGTCCCTGCTACAACCGGACCAGGCCATCGGCCTCACCCTCACCGAGTCCAAGGCCATGGTGCCCACCGCGGCCGTCTCCGGGCTCTACTTCAGCGCACCGGACAGCAGCTACTTCGCCGTCGGCAAGCTCGACCGCGAGCAAGTCGCCCAGTACGCCGAACGCAAACGGCTGTCGCTCGCCGAGGCCGAAAGGTGGTTGGCCCCGAATCTCGGCTACGAAGCCTGA
- a CDS encoding outer membrane beta-barrel protein, translating into MKKANWICGGLFAALGAAASPAVAQGTPGLLEADRDAPQWYVGLNGTWADYDVGNFDEEWGGKLFGGYQHNRWLGFQLGYAYLGEYEANGGDVEVDGFELAALGHYPITPTTSVFGKVGAFAWDTSVDGTGVPVSDDSGTDATLGLGAEYSVTEQVGVRLEIERFMDVGDEDIDAISLGVVTRF; encoded by the coding sequence ATGAAAAAGGCAAACTGGATTTGCGGCGGACTTTTCGCCGCACTGGGGGCCGCTGCTTCACCGGCAGTGGCTCAGGGTACTCCGGGACTGTTGGAGGCGGATAGAGATGCACCGCAGTGGTATGTCGGCCTGAACGGTACCTGGGCAGACTACGACGTAGGCAATTTCGACGAAGAGTGGGGCGGCAAACTCTTTGGCGGCTATCAGCACAACCGCTGGCTGGGTTTTCAGCTGGGTTATGCCTATCTCGGTGAGTACGAAGCCAACGGCGGCGATGTCGAGGTGGACGGGTTCGAGCTTGCGGCTTTGGGACATTATCCGATCACGCCCACCACTTCGGTATTCGGCAAGGTAGGTGCCTTTGCCTGGGATACCTCGGTCGATGGAACCGGCGTGCCGGTGAGTGATGATTCCGGTACGGATGCCACTCTCGGACTCGGGGCGGAGTACTCGGTGACTGAACAGGTCGGTGTGCGCCTGGAGATCGAGCGTTTCATGGATGTGGGCGATGAAGACATCGACGCCATATCCCTGGGCGTAGTTACCCGGTTCTGA
- a CDS encoding toxin-antitoxin system TumE family protein, with protein MDAKGLETLLDLDGQIFGQEGGYWIKVEAKRVAATPNRPHGVSYSLTLHAIDGRRVLGFDNAHAVRVRGNRFSGRCLEYDHRHRTEEDEGTPYEFETPEQLLADFFQAVDRYLKDQGVLKR; from the coding sequence ATGGATGCTAAAGGACTTGAGACTTTGCTGGATCTGGATGGTCAAATCTTCGGCCAGGAAGGTGGATACTGGATCAAGGTCGAAGCTAAACGGGTAGCCGCTACGCCCAACCGACCACACGGAGTCAGCTATAGCCTGACCTTGCATGCCATCGATGGCCGTCGGGTTCTGGGATTCGATAACGCTCATGCCGTTCGGGTGCGTGGCAATCGTTTTTCAGGACGGTGTCTTGAATATGATCACCGGCACCGCACGGAAGAGGACGAAGGAACTCCTTATGAATTTGAAACGCCCGAGCAACTGTTGGCGGACTTCTTCCAGGCGGTGGACCGCTACTTGAAAGATCAAGGTGTTCTAAAGCGATGA
- a CDS encoding acetyltransferase: MTDYDVFNGDADGICALHQLRLHEPADDAVLVTGVKRDIALLGRVDAGEGDRVTVLDVSFDKNRDGVNRLLKAGAAVRYIDHHYAGEIPEHPNLEVLIDTASDVCTALLVNARLEGRYRPWAVAAAFGDNLTDAALRAAGPLKLDDVKLESLKELGICLNYNGYGTSIDDLFFAPDDLYRRIRPYADPFVFMSEDPAYEKLREGFHTDMERAESLRPELESEAYAVYVLPDAKWSRRVGGVYGNALARRHPERAHALLSMLPDGNYQVSVRAPTANPEGADELCRQFPTGGGRKAAAGINALPANRFDAFIDRLKAQFE, translated from the coding sequence ATGACCGATTACGATGTTTTCAATGGCGATGCCGACGGCATCTGTGCACTCCACCAGCTTCGCCTGCACGAACCCGCCGATGATGCTGTCCTGGTGACCGGAGTCAAGCGGGATATTGCCCTGCTGGGCCGGGTCGATGCCGGTGAGGGCGATCGGGTGACGGTGCTCGACGTTTCGTTCGACAAGAATCGCGACGGGGTGAACCGTCTCCTGAAAGCGGGGGCCGCCGTTCGCTATATAGACCACCACTACGCAGGGGAAATCCCCGAGCACCCCAACCTTGAAGTGCTCATCGATACCGCCTCGGACGTATGTACCGCGCTGTTGGTCAATGCCCGGCTGGAAGGACGCTACCGCCCCTGGGCCGTAGCCGCTGCATTCGGCGACAATCTCACCGATGCGGCGCTACGTGCGGCCGGACCGCTCAAGCTGGACGATGTGAAGCTCGAATCGCTCAAGGAGCTGGGGATCTGTCTCAACTACAACGGCTACGGTACCAGCATCGATGACCTGTTCTTTGCACCCGACGACCTCTACCGCCGTATACGTCCCTATGCAGATCCCTTCGTCTTCATGAGCGAAGATCCGGCCTACGAAAAACTCCGCGAAGGATTCCATACCGATATGGAGCGTGCCGAATCGCTTCGCCCGGAGCTGGAGAGCGAGGCCTATGCCGTTTACGTGCTGCCGGACGCCAAGTGGAGCCGACGCGTGGGAGGGGTATATGGCAATGCACTGGCCCGACGCCATCCCGAACGCGCCCACGCCCTGCTGTCGATGCTGCCCGACGGCAACTACCAGGTGAGTGTACGCGCACCCACGGCCAATCCGGAGGGAGCGGACGAGCTCTGCCGCCAGTTCCCGACCGGCGGCGGCCGTAAAGCGGCGGCAGGTATCAACGCCCTGCCTGCCAACCGGTTCGATGCCTTCATCGACCGCCTGAAGGCACAGTTCGAATAG
- a CDS encoding sensor histidine kinase, with amino-acid sequence MNTELEEFAYIASHDLKAPLRAVANLSLVVAEDAGDRLDDENRRLLWLMRDRVTAMDALIDGLLRYARIGREARHPCPTEWSRLLGELVANLELPEGFRVEWEPTMPPMVTDPLELRQVLQNLIANAAHHHDRPEQGHAWVGVTDCGDHWLLEVADDGPGIPEHMRGEIFSMFRTGGAPGHTGIGLAVVRKIILANGGRIEVDGNTPRGAVFRIEWPKVR; translated from the coding sequence ATGAACACGGAACTGGAGGAGTTCGCCTACATCGCCTCACACGACCTCAAGGCCCCCCTGCGCGCGGTGGCGAACCTTTCCCTGGTGGTGGCCGAGGACGCCGGTGATCGGTTGGACGACGAGAACCGCCGTCTGTTGTGGCTGATGCGTGACCGGGTCACCGCCATGGATGCGCTGATTGACGGGCTGCTGCGCTATGCCCGGATCGGCCGCGAGGCACGCCATCCTTGCCCGACCGAGTGGTCCCGGTTGTTGGGCGAACTAGTGGCGAACCTCGAACTGCCGGAAGGGTTCCGGGTAGAGTGGGAACCCACGATGCCTCCGATGGTGACCGACCCGCTCGAACTGCGGCAGGTGCTGCAAAATCTCATCGCCAATGCGGCTCACCATCACGATCGGCCTGAGCAGGGGCACGCATGGGTCGGAGTTACCGACTGCGGGGACCACTGGTTGCTTGAGGTGGCCGACGACGGGCCGGGCATCCCCGAACACATGCGCGGCGAGATCTTCAGCATGTTCCGCACCGGTGGGGCACCGGGCCACACCGGGATCGGACTGGCGGTGGTCCGGAAGATCATTCTGGCCAACGGAGGCCGCATTGAGGTGGACGGCAATACGCCTCGCGGTGCCGTTTTCCGAATCGAATGGCCGAAGGTCCGCTGA